The proteins below are encoded in one region of Streptomyces ficellus:
- a CDS encoding TetR/AcrR family transcriptional regulator: MSTQAATADRTAARRSRISPERELELYGAVLDLLREGGYDAVTMEGVAARTKCGKATLYRQWKTKSQLVTAALDKSRCPLFTGIDTGSLAGDLRAAAVAAGGRRGRDTELMEAVGQAYLRHPDLRRALRETVITPEVAALDAMLARGVERGEIAADNPAIAFVAPGFLGVLRVEGLFEDRFGDEDALPAYVEAVILPALGIAPSGP; the protein is encoded by the coding sequence ATGTCCACGCAGGCCGCCACGGCCGACAGGACCGCCGCGCGCCGCAGCAGGATCAGCCCGGAGCGAGAACTGGAGCTGTACGGGGCGGTGCTCGACCTGCTGCGGGAGGGCGGCTACGACGCCGTGACCATGGAGGGCGTCGCCGCGCGCACCAAGTGCGGAAAGGCCACCCTCTACCGCCAGTGGAAGACCAAGTCCCAGCTCGTCACGGCCGCCCTCGACAAGAGCCGGTGCCCTCTGTTCACCGGCATCGACACCGGGTCCCTGGCGGGCGACCTGCGCGCCGCCGCGGTCGCGGCCGGGGGCCGCCGGGGCCGCGACACCGAGCTGATGGAAGCCGTCGGCCAGGCCTACCTCCGCCACCCCGACCTGCGCAGGGCGCTGCGCGAGACCGTCATCACCCCCGAGGTCGCCGCGCTCGACGCGATGCTCGCGCGCGGTGTCGAGCGCGGCGAGATCGCCGCCGACAACCCGGCCATCGCCTTCGTGGCCCCCGGCTTCCTCGGCGTCCTGCGCGTCGAGGGGCTCTTCGAGGACCGGTTCGGCGACGAGGACGCCCTGCCGGCGTACGTCGAAGCGGTGATCCTCCCGGCCCTCGGCATCGCCCCCTCCGGCCCCTGA
- a CDS encoding ATP-binding protein codes for MLPSRPEHRFAVRLLEREPELAAAARAVESLCGPVASGGLLIYRGEAGIGKTALLAAVRRLGRDRCTVRGARGGETVTSVPFHVVRQLMRPALAALGDDQAGRLFGDWYDIAAPALGLAAPTRPAPDPQGVRDGLDRFAARLAERHRARPLVLLVDDAHWADTESLTWLASLAVSLPSLPLLVVLTHRSDPPPGPAGTLLGRLADAARLRVTLRPFSPGATAALTRATLGDRADDPFCREVWAVTGGNPYETVELLAKVQDRMLDPVERSVGRLRDLGASARGSGLVTRLERLGTGPTRLARAAAVLGTDISRGLAASLAGMTPAEAAGCTERLQEARIVTGSDPLEFVHPLIASAIYRSIPPATRTALHGRAAWAVAHAGLGAAAASRHLLEIHPDDDEYVVAQLRAAAREHLAVGAPEAARRCLERALQEPPPPHSYAQVLYELGCASLLTSPAATVRHLRSALALPGLDGELRTDATCRLAQALAHDDQLGEAAHAVAAEAARTSDSTARTRLRAAHFMYEAFRATEDDGPARSRRLAELADHLPGADNAERALLSLRAFDAMLRGEDAEHVVDLCDRALVDGRPARGMSWTDTAWGFETPAVVGVAYAFTDRPDRALALFEEAVRAYEISGWSGTHLAFAHTLLGLAHRRRGALVLAESFLREGLRLGSGPPVQWDAACLLIDTLLARGRVAEARAVADRHRFGPPWPNAMVMPDGPCVHGRLLLAEGRTREAVTELEAAGRAFEARARHNGVWAPWACDLARALSPEDPHRAARLAGRARVQAERFGTHTAIGEALRCAALFARPDEAVALLAQAVRHLEASPSAYEHARARHEYGLALGSPSELARAAALATTCGADALAARARSDHARPPRDTDPAPE; via the coding sequence ATGCTGCCGTCCCGGCCGGAACACCGGTTTGCCGTGAGGCTGTTGGAGCGCGAGCCCGAGCTCGCCGCGGCCGCTCGCGCCGTGGAGTCGCTGTGCGGCCCGGTCGCCTCCGGCGGCCTGCTGATCTACCGCGGCGAGGCCGGCATCGGCAAGACCGCCCTGCTCGCCGCCGTCCGCCGGCTCGGCCGGGACCGGTGCACCGTCCGCGGCGCACGCGGCGGGGAGACGGTCACCTCCGTGCCCTTCCACGTCGTGCGGCAGCTGATGCGCCCGGCCCTCGCCGCACTCGGCGACGACCAGGCGGGGCGCCTGTTCGGCGACTGGTACGACATCGCCGCCCCCGCCCTCGGCCTCGCCGCACCCACCCGGCCGGCCCCCGACCCCCAGGGCGTCCGCGACGGCCTGGACCGGTTCGCCGCGCGGCTCGCCGAACGCCACCGGGCACGCCCCCTCGTCCTGCTCGTCGACGACGCGCACTGGGCGGACACCGAATCGCTGACCTGGCTCGCCTCCCTGGCCGTCAGCCTGCCGAGCCTGCCGCTGCTCGTCGTCCTCACCCACCGCTCCGACCCGCCGCCCGGGCCCGCGGGCACCCTGCTCGGCCGGCTCGCCGACGCCGCCCGGCTGCGCGTCACCCTGCGCCCCTTCAGCCCCGGCGCCACCGCCGCACTGACGCGCGCCACCCTCGGCGACCGGGCGGACGACCCGTTCTGCCGGGAGGTGTGGGCGGTGACCGGCGGCAACCCGTACGAAACGGTGGAGCTGCTCGCCAAGGTCCAGGACCGGATGCTCGACCCCGTCGAGCGGTCGGTGGGCCGGCTGCGCGACCTCGGCGCCTCCGCCCGGGGCAGCGGACTCGTCACCCGGCTGGAGCGGCTCGGCACCGGCCCCACCCGGCTCGCCCGGGCCGCCGCCGTGCTCGGCACGGACATCTCGCGGGGCCTCGCCGCCTCCCTGGCCGGAATGACACCGGCCGAGGCCGCCGGCTGCACCGAACGGCTCCAGGAGGCCCGCATCGTCACCGGCTCCGACCCGCTGGAGTTCGTCCACCCGCTCATCGCCTCCGCCATATACCGCTCCATCCCGCCCGCCACCCGGACCGCCCTGCACGGCCGGGCCGCCTGGGCCGTCGCCCACGCCGGACTCGGCGCCGCGGCCGCCTCCCGCCACCTGCTGGAGATCCACCCGGACGACGACGAGTACGTCGTCGCCCAACTGCGCGCGGCCGCCCGCGAACACCTCGCCGTCGGCGCCCCCGAGGCCGCCCGCCGCTGCCTGGAGCGAGCCCTCCAGGAACCCCCGCCACCCCACAGTTACGCCCAGGTCCTCTACGAACTCGGCTGTGCCTCCCTCCTCACCTCGCCCGCCGCCACCGTGCGCCACCTCCGCTCCGCCCTCGCCCTGCCCGGCCTCGACGGCGAGCTGCGCACCGATGCCACCTGCCGCCTCGCCCAGGCGCTCGCCCACGACGACCAGCTGGGCGAGGCCGCCCACGCCGTCGCCGCGGAAGCCGCCCGCACCTCCGACTCCACCGCCCGCACCCGGCTCCGGGCGGCCCACTTCATGTACGAGGCGTTCCGGGCCACCGAGGACGACGGCCCCGCCCGCTCCCGGCGCCTCGCCGAACTCGCCGACCACCTGCCCGGCGCCGACAACGCCGAGCGCGCCCTCCTCTCCCTGCGGGCCTTCGACGCCATGCTGCGCGGTGAGGACGCCGAACACGTCGTCGACCTGTGCGACCGCGCCCTCGTCGACGGCCGCCCGGCCCGCGGCATGAGCTGGACCGACACCGCTTGGGGCTTCGAGACGCCCGCCGTCGTCGGCGTCGCCTACGCCTTCACCGACCGGCCCGACCGCGCCCTGGCCCTCTTCGAGGAGGCCGTCCGCGCCTACGAGATCTCCGGCTGGAGCGGCACCCACCTCGCCTTCGCCCACACCCTCCTCGGCCTGGCCCACCGCCGGCGCGGCGCGCTCGTCCTGGCCGAGAGCTTCCTGCGCGAAGGGCTCCGCCTCGGCAGCGGGCCGCCCGTCCAGTGGGACGCCGCCTGCCTGCTCATCGACACGCTCCTGGCCCGCGGCCGCGTCGCCGAGGCCCGCGCCGTCGCCGACCGCCACCGCTTCGGCCCGCCCTGGCCGAACGCCATGGTCATGCCGGACGGCCCCTGCGTCCACGGCCGCCTGCTCCTCGCCGAAGGCCGTACGAGGGAAGCCGTCACCGAACTGGAAGCAGCCGGCCGCGCCTTCGAGGCCCGCGCCCGGCACAACGGCGTCTGGGCGCCCTGGGCCTGCGACCTCGCCCGCGCCCTCAGCCCCGAGGACCCCCACCGCGCCGCCCGGCTCGCCGGACGCGCCCGCGTCCAGGCCGAACGCTTCGGCACCCACACCGCCATCGGGGAAGCCCTCCGCTGCGCCGCCCTCTTCGCCCGACCCGACGAAGCGGTCGCCCTCCTCGCCCAGGCCGTCCGCCACCTGGAGGCGTCGCCGTCCGCGTACGAGCACGCCCGGGCGCGCCACGAGTACGGCCTCGCCCTCGGCTCACCGTCGGAACTGGCCCGCGCCGCCGCCCTCGCCACCACCTGCGGCGCCGACGCCCTGGCCGCCCGCGCCCGCTCCGACCACGCCCGCCCGCCCCGCGACACGGACCCCGCCCCGGAGTGA
- a CDS encoding DUF309 domain-containing protein: MNRTRRDRDEEGRARSARPRDGLGRPLPYGAEGVERQPEGVVRSPEETVREAQRLLDGGMPFHAHEVFEDAWKSGPAEERELWRGLAQLAVGLTHAARGNTAGGARLLLRGADRIDAFGTPPYGLDGSGLVAWARELAGRLDGVVDPAAEAPRLRG; the protein is encoded by the coding sequence GTGAACAGGACGCGAAGGGACCGGGACGAGGAGGGGCGGGCGCGCAGCGCACGCCCCCGGGACGGGCTGGGGCGGCCCCTGCCGTACGGCGCGGAGGGGGTGGAGCGGCAGCCCGAGGGGGTGGTGCGCTCCCCCGAGGAGACCGTGCGGGAGGCACAGCGGCTGCTGGACGGCGGGATGCCCTTCCACGCCCATGAGGTCTTCGAGGACGCCTGGAAGTCCGGCCCCGCGGAGGAGCGCGAGCTGTGGCGCGGGCTGGCGCAGCTGGCGGTCGGTCTCACCCACGCCGCCCGGGGCAACACGGCGGGCGGCGCCCGGCTGTTGCTGCGGGGCGCGGACCGGATCGATGCGTTCGGTACGCCTCCGTACGGGCTCGACGGGAGCGGTCTGGTGGCGTGGGCGCGGGAGCTGGCGGGACGGCTGGACGGAGTGGTCGACCCCGCGGCTGAGGCGCCGAGACTGCGCGGCTGA
- a CDS encoding FAD/NAD(P)-binding protein: protein MVTTSLTEPAGPTAPPTGHPGGDHLTLAVVGAGSRGLGVIERLVSHCLADPFPVTVHLVDTRPLGPGFHTDDQPDHLLLNTVCAQITAFADDEMVDGPTRVPGPSLYEWCRERQLRLLPDGCTVREAAHEDAADGREIRPNDFLPRRLLSDYLLWAARRIVAAAPPCLTLVRHATTALEVRPSAGGGETVLLDDGGAIDADAVFVTVGHHSLYLPAPPPAEPRLITRPYPLPTALDGIAPGDRVAVLGMGLTAMDVIASLTLGRGGRHEKTDEGRTRYVPSGDEPLIVLANRSGLPSRSRPHLHPGRTRFAPLALTPERVRELRARRPDGRISFAEDVLPLVEAEMELAYYRTLLGRASGDVQGVGDAFARRAAESGCEGLLTELRAAHGPFPLRGVLTERLADRQWPGQDDYTEWFTARIADDLAEARAGLGVSPVKEALEVLRDHRDALRSVIDAPGVDDPSLEYFFGTFTPTVNRLVIGPQLDRSAELLALLDAGVLRIGPGPRPRLVAPSGQGPWRLESTCLARPESVEADHVVLAHLAEPAAGELPGSLLGRLVSAGRVTTMADRGGRVPGLRVTREGRGIGPAGDVQPRLFFLGPHTEGSSYYNHYVPSPGAPSRALRDAELALRTALTALTARTS, encoded by the coding sequence ATGGTGACCACATCCCTCACCGAGCCGGCCGGGCCTACCGCCCCGCCCACCGGCCACCCCGGCGGCGACCACCTCACCCTCGCGGTCGTCGGCGCCGGATCACGCGGCCTGGGCGTCATCGAGCGCCTGGTCAGCCACTGCCTGGCGGACCCGTTCCCGGTCACCGTGCACCTGGTGGACACCCGGCCGCTGGGCCCCGGATTCCACACCGACGACCAGCCCGACCACCTGCTGCTGAACACCGTCTGCGCGCAGATCACCGCCTTCGCCGACGACGAGATGGTCGACGGACCCACGCGCGTGCCGGGTCCGTCGCTCTACGAGTGGTGCCGGGAAAGGCAGTTGCGCCTGCTGCCGGACGGCTGCACCGTACGGGAGGCGGCACATGAGGACGCTGCGGACGGCCGGGAGATCCGGCCCAACGACTTCCTGCCCCGCCGGCTGCTGAGCGACTACCTGCTCTGGGCCGCGCGGCGCATCGTCGCCGCTGCACCGCCCTGCCTCACCCTGGTACGGCACGCCACCACCGCCCTCGAGGTGCGGCCATCGGCCGGCGGCGGGGAGACCGTCCTCCTCGACGACGGCGGCGCCATCGACGCCGACGCGGTCTTCGTCACCGTCGGGCACCACTCGCTCTACCTGCCGGCCCCACCGCCGGCCGAGCCACGGCTGATCACCCGCCCGTACCCGCTGCCCACGGCCCTGGACGGGATCGCACCCGGCGACCGCGTCGCGGTCCTCGGCATGGGGCTGACCGCCATGGACGTCATCGCGTCCCTGACCCTGGGCCGCGGCGGCCGGCACGAGAAGACCGACGAGGGCCGCACGCGCTACGTCCCCAGCGGCGACGAACCGCTGATCGTGCTCGCCAACCGCTCCGGCCTGCCGTCCCGCAGCCGCCCCCACCTCCACCCGGGGCGGACCCGGTTCGCCCCCCTCGCCCTGACACCGGAACGTGTCCGGGAACTGCGCGCACGGCGGCCGGACGGCCGGATCTCCTTCGCCGAGGACGTGCTGCCGCTGGTCGAGGCCGAGATGGAACTGGCCTATTACCGGACCCTGCTGGGCCGCGCGAGCGGTGACGTCCAGGGCGTGGGCGACGCGTTCGCCCGGCGCGCCGCCGAGTCCGGCTGTGAAGGGCTGCTGACCGAACTGCGCGCCGCCCATGGACCGTTCCCGCTGCGGGGCGTCCTCACCGAACGGCTCGCCGACCGGCAGTGGCCCGGACAGGACGACTACACCGAGTGGTTCACCGCCCGGATCGCCGACGACCTCGCCGAGGCCCGGGCGGGGCTGGGCGTGAGCCCGGTCAAGGAAGCCCTGGAGGTGCTGCGCGACCACCGCGACGCGCTCCGGTCGGTGATCGACGCCCCCGGAGTCGACGACCCGTCGCTGGAGTACTTCTTCGGCACCTTCACCCCCACCGTCAACCGTCTGGTGATCGGCCCGCAGCTGGACCGGTCGGCTGAACTGCTGGCGCTGCTGGACGCCGGGGTGCTGCGGATCGGCCCCGGCCCCCGGCCCCGGCTCGTCGCCCCCTCCGGGCAGGGGCCGTGGCGGCTCGAATCCACCTGTCTGGCCCGGCCGGAGAGCGTCGAGGCCGACCACGTCGTCCTGGCCCATCTCGCCGAACCGGCCGCCGGCGAGCTGCCCGGCTCCCTGCTCGGCCGGCTCGTCTCCGCGGGCCGCGTCACCACCATGGCGGACCGCGGAGGCCGGGTCCCCGGACTGCGCGTCACCCGGGAGGGCCGGGGCATCGGACCGGCCGGCGACGTCCAGCCCCGGCTGTTCTTCCTCGGCCCGCACACCGAGGGCTCCAGCTACTACAACCACTACGTTCCGTCGCCCGGCGCGCCCTCCCGGGCGCTGCGTGACGCCGAACTGGCTCTGCGTACCGCCCTGACCGCCCTGACCGCGAGGACATCATGA
- the sbnA gene encoding 2,3-diaminopropionate biosynthesis protein SbnA — MIAEEIYDLVLDDLFIRADHLAPGSFVYLKLEGLNPAGSVKLKTAVALVNQAEETGRAFPRTRLIESTSGNLGVALAMVCAAKGYHLTCVTDPTANAQSVRLMKALGAEVVVIDRRDRNGGFLQSRIDYIGERLLREPDTYWLNQYANPAGPRAHRERTGRSISETIGHVDHVFIGAGTTGTLMGCAEFFRQHSPHTRIIAVDSVGSVTFGGPPGRRHIPGLGTSRRPEIVDEDLVDEVVLVPEARAVEMCRMLAEERGLLLGGSSGTVLAAVAEKAKEIPAGSVVVALSPDFGERYLETVYNDDWVAERWPGTTSDDIAENSRARVRV, encoded by the coding sequence GTGATAGCGGAAGAAATCTATGATCTGGTGCTGGATGACTTGTTCATCCGGGCTGATCATCTGGCACCGGGAAGTTTCGTCTATCTCAAACTAGAGGGCCTCAATCCGGCCGGATCGGTCAAGCTCAAGACCGCCGTCGCGCTGGTGAACCAGGCCGAGGAAACGGGTCGCGCGTTCCCGCGCACCCGGCTGATCGAATCGACGTCGGGGAACCTCGGGGTGGCCCTCGCCATGGTCTGCGCGGCCAAGGGATACCACCTCACCTGCGTGACCGACCCGACCGCCAACGCCCAGTCGGTGCGCCTGATGAAGGCGCTGGGGGCCGAGGTCGTCGTCATTGACCGGCGGGACCGCAACGGCGGCTTCCTGCAGTCCCGCATCGACTACATCGGCGAGCGCCTGCTGCGCGAGCCGGACACCTACTGGCTCAACCAGTACGCCAACCCGGCCGGCCCCCGGGCCCACCGGGAGCGCACCGGCCGTTCGATCTCCGAGACGATCGGCCACGTCGACCACGTCTTCATCGGGGCCGGCACGACCGGCACCCTGATGGGCTGTGCGGAGTTCTTCCGGCAGCACAGCCCGCACACCCGGATCATCGCGGTGGACTCGGTCGGCTCGGTGACCTTCGGCGGCCCTCCCGGCCGCCGGCACATCCCGGGCCTGGGCACCAGCCGGCGCCCCGAGATCGTGGACGAGGACCTCGTCGACGAGGTCGTCCTGGTCCCCGAGGCACGCGCCGTGGAGATGTGCAGAATGCTCGCCGAAGAGCGCGGGCTGCTGCTCGGCGGATCCTCCGGCACGGTTCTCGCCGCGGTCGCCGAAAAAGCCAAGGAAATTCCCGCGGGAAGCGTGGTGGTGGCCCTCTCCCCGGATTTCGGCGAGCGCTATCTGGAAACCGTCTACAACGACGACTGGGTGGCCGAGCGCTGGCCCGGAACCACGTCCGACGACATCGCAGAAAATTCTCGGGCCCGGGTCCGGGTCTGA
- the sbnB gene encoding 2,3-diaminopropionate biosynthesis protein SbnB, with translation MFDFDVVAGETVRDVLDGKRAEVLGIVSDAYRSHEAGETVNPDSYFLRFPDKPDSRIIALPAYLGAGVQLAGIKWIASFPRNTLAGKPRASAVLILNDYETGYPVACLEAANISAARTAASAAVAATALRPDGYTGTRVAIVGGGVIARNICDYLHAAGVAPDAYVVHDLHRESGEALVAHLRSTQRRAAAFTDDLGTALEAETVVFATTALEPYVTTPFKPGQVVLNVSLRDLAPEVVLAAQNVLDDVDHCLKANTSPHLAEQLTGSRDFVTGTLAGVLGGDVPVTADRPVIFSPFGLGVLDLAVGAYVLEQARAAGSAIAVPNFFGETRRW, from the coding sequence GTGTTCGACTTCGATGTGGTGGCGGGCGAAACCGTTCGCGACGTGCTCGACGGCAAACGTGCCGAAGTACTCGGTATCGTCAGCGACGCCTATCGCAGCCATGAAGCAGGGGAAACCGTCAATCCGGACAGCTACTTCCTGCGATTCCCCGACAAGCCCGACTCCCGGATCATCGCACTGCCCGCCTATCTCGGCGCCGGCGTCCAGCTCGCCGGGATCAAGTGGATCGCCAGCTTCCCCAGGAACACCCTGGCCGGAAAGCCCCGCGCCTCCGCCGTACTCATCCTCAACGACTACGAGACCGGCTACCCGGTCGCCTGTCTGGAAGCCGCCAACATCAGCGCGGCCCGCACCGCCGCGTCGGCCGCCGTCGCGGCCACCGCACTGCGTCCGGACGGCTACACCGGGACCCGTGTCGCGATCGTCGGCGGCGGCGTCATCGCCCGCAACATCTGCGACTACCTCCACGCGGCGGGCGTCGCCCCGGACGCGTACGTCGTGCACGACCTCCACCGGGAGTCGGGCGAGGCACTGGTCGCGCACCTGCGCTCCACACAGCGCCGTGCCGCCGCGTTCACCGACGACCTCGGCACCGCGCTGGAGGCCGAGACCGTCGTGTTCGCCACGACCGCGCTGGAACCGTACGTCACCACACCCTTCAAGCCCGGCCAGGTCGTGCTGAACGTGTCGCTGCGGGACCTGGCGCCCGAGGTGGTGCTGGCGGCGCAGAACGTCCTCGACGACGTCGACCACTGCCTGAAGGCCAACACCTCGCCCCACCTCGCCGAACAGCTCACCGGCTCCCGGGACTTCGTGACCGGCACGCTCGCCGGGGTGCTGGGCGGCGACGTGCCGGTGACCGCCGACCGTCCGGTGATCTTCTCGCCGTTCGGCCTCGGCGTCCTCGACCTGGCCGTCGGCGCCTACGTACTGGAACAGGCGCGCGCGGCCGGCTCGGCCATCGCGGTCCCCAACTTCTTCGGGGAGACACGACGATGGTGA
- a CDS encoding trans-sulfuration enzyme family protein, with the protein MSNNRDTYTPWTRDYRPETRAAQGDGWRCPTTGAVPPPIGLGATFARDDQYRTPAGHAYLRDQGTPGYEQAEDVVAGLEGGSEALVFSSGMAAATAVFQVLPAGSRVVVPQTMYFGLTKWLLEFGPQRGLEVVRVPMDDLDAVAAAVAAAPTALLWAESPANPTWLVTDLAACAEIAHRAGALFGVDNTVPTPVHARPFELGADLIMHSGTKYLNGHTDVVAGFLVAAPGPDEHRAALWERLRLHRRLTGPILGPWETYLLMRGIRTLYPRMRQISATAMQLAEHFDGHPLVSRVAYPGLPGDLGHEVAARQMTGGFSGMLSLHVAGEWQRSLRAAQYCELFIRATSLGGVESLIEHRYTFEGPGSTSPMDMLRLSIGLESPTDLVADLEQALERAAKDEL; encoded by the coding sequence ATGAGCAACAACCGCGACACCTACACCCCGTGGACCCGGGACTACCGTCCCGAGACCCGTGCCGCCCAGGGCGACGGCTGGCGCTGCCCGACCACCGGAGCCGTACCGCCGCCGATCGGGCTGGGCGCCACCTTCGCCCGCGACGACCAGTACCGCACCCCCGCCGGCCACGCCTATCTGCGCGACCAGGGAACACCCGGCTACGAGCAGGCCGAGGACGTGGTCGCGGGCCTGGAGGGCGGCAGTGAGGCGCTCGTCTTCTCGTCCGGCATGGCCGCCGCCACCGCCGTCTTCCAGGTGCTGCCCGCCGGTTCCCGGGTCGTCGTCCCGCAGACCATGTACTTCGGCCTGACGAAGTGGCTGCTGGAGTTCGGGCCGCAGCGCGGCCTCGAGGTCGTCCGCGTCCCCATGGACGACCTGGACGCGGTGGCCGCGGCGGTGGCGGCGGCGCCGACCGCCCTGCTGTGGGCGGAGTCGCCGGCCAACCCCACCTGGCTGGTGACCGACCTGGCGGCGTGCGCCGAGATCGCGCACCGCGCGGGCGCCCTGTTCGGCGTGGACAACACCGTCCCCACCCCGGTGCACGCCCGCCCCTTCGAGCTGGGCGCCGACCTGATCATGCACTCGGGTACGAAGTACCTGAACGGCCACACCGACGTCGTCGCCGGCTTCCTGGTCGCCGCGCCCGGGCCCGACGAGCACCGTGCGGCCCTGTGGGAGCGGCTGCGGCTGCACCGGCGGCTGACCGGCCCGATCCTGGGCCCCTGGGAGACGTACCTCCTGATGCGCGGCATCCGCACGCTGTACCCCCGGATGCGGCAGATATCGGCCACGGCCATGCAGCTGGCCGAGCACTTCGACGGCCACCCCCTGGTCAGCCGGGTCGCCTACCCCGGCCTGCCCGGCGACCTGGGACACGAGGTCGCCGCCCGGCAGATGACCGGCGGTTTCAGCGGCATGCTCTCCCTGCACGTCGCCGGGGAGTGGCAGCGGTCGCTGCGCGCGGCCCAGTACTGCGAACTGTTCATCCGGGCAACCTCCCTGGGCGGGGTGGAAAGCCTGATCGAACACCGATACACCTTTGAGGGACCGGGCAGCACCTCTCCGATGGACATGCTGCGCCTGTCCATCGGCCTGGAGAGCCCCACCGATCTCGTGGCCGACCTGGAGCAGGCATTGGAACGCGCCGCTAAGGACGAACTTTGA
- a CDS encoding DMT family transporter: MRATLFAVLLSLASAAGYALAAVAQARLAAGAGSAGRAEGATGTGRATALFARPLWWWAVGLNAAGALTHVAALHYGPLTLVQPLGALTLVAALPIGAYYERRRVSRVEWRGALWTLAGLVGLVAVVGPATPGDALSLPEALAVAAVTAAGIAALVRRGGRGLRLATAAGIASGVASALTQTVTASLARELPGGPMTWWQTTLLAVLVSVFATGGMLLSQAAFRGGLAAPLAVVNLANPAAAAVIGVALLGETFRAGPVGWLVAAVSGAVAARGVLVLTAGHPAPVPAPRVPEPRTASTTP, encoded by the coding sequence ATGAGAGCCACGCTGTTCGCCGTGCTGCTGTCGCTGGCCTCGGCGGCCGGATACGCCCTCGCGGCCGTCGCCCAGGCGCGGCTGGCCGCCGGAGCCGGAAGCGCCGGACGTGCTGAGGGCGCCACGGGCACCGGGCGCGCCACGGCGTTGTTCGCCCGGCCGTTGTGGTGGTGGGCGGTCGGGCTGAACGCGGCGGGTGCGCTCACCCATGTCGCGGCCCTGCACTACGGCCCCCTCACGCTCGTCCAGCCGCTCGGCGCTCTCACCCTGGTCGCCGCGCTGCCGATCGGGGCGTACTACGAACGGCGGCGGGTGAGCCGGGTGGAGTGGCGCGGGGCGCTGTGGACGCTGGCCGGTCTGGTCGGGCTGGTCGCGGTGGTGGGCCCGGCCACTCCGGGCGACGCCCTGTCGCTGCCGGAGGCGCTGGCGGTGGCCGCGGTGACGGCGGCGGGGATCGCCGCGCTGGTACGCCGCGGGGGCCGCGGGCTGCGGCTGGCGACGGCCGCCGGGATCGCCTCGGGCGTCGCCTCGGCGCTCACGCAGACGGTCACCGCGTCCCTGGCGCGGGAGTTGCCCGGCGGCCCGATGACGTGGTGGCAGACGACGCTCCTGGCGGTGCTGGTGTCGGTGTTCGCGACGGGCGGGATGCTGCTGTCGCAGGCGGCGTTCCGGGGCGGGCTGGCGGCCCCGCTCGCGGTGGTGAACCTCGCGAACCCGGCCGCGGCCGCCGTCATCGGCGTCGCGCTGCTGGGCGAGACGTTCCGGGCGGGCCCGGTCGGCTGGCTGGTCGCGGCGGTGTCCGGCGCGGTGGCGGCGCGCGGGGTGCTGGTGCTGACGGCCGGGCACCCGGCGCCGGTGCCCGCGCCCCGCGTCCCGGAGCCCCGCACCGCCTCGACCACGCCGTAG
- a CDS encoding phosphatase PAP2 family protein has protein sequence MATGTAGIRPAEPETTDTPRPPLVRELALVTALFLVYKLGRLFANGHEARAFGNADRVWDLERAVHLPGEGRVQALLLDGGTVVHTANAYYAWVHFPATVAFLAWLYWRQPGHYVWARRVLALLTAAALALHLLMPLAPPRMLAEAGLVDTARVYGPSVYGATPATDGMANQFAAMPSLHFGWALMVAVGLIAATRGRWRALWLLHPFLTLLVVVGTANHYWLDALVATALLGAALAVLRPPGARRRPAAPVRLEAVPR, from the coding sequence ATGGCTACCGGGACCGCCGGGATACGCCCTGCCGAGCCGGAGACGACCGATACGCCGCGGCCGCCCCTGGTACGCGAACTGGCGCTGGTGACGGCGCTGTTCCTCGTCTACAAGCTCGGCCGGCTGTTCGCGAACGGGCACGAGGCCCGGGCCTTCGGCAACGCGGACCGCGTGTGGGACCTGGAGCGGGCCGTGCACCTGCCGGGTGAGGGCCGGGTGCAGGCCCTGCTCCTGGACGGCGGGACGGTCGTCCACACCGCGAACGCCTACTACGCCTGGGTGCACTTCCCGGCCACGGTCGCCTTCCTGGCCTGGCTCTACTGGCGCCAGCCGGGCCACTACGTGTGGGCCCGCCGCGTCCTGGCGCTGCTGACCGCCGCCGCGCTCGCCCTCCACCTGCTGATGCCGCTCGCGCCGCCGCGGATGCTGGCCGAGGCGGGGCTCGTCGACACCGCACGGGTCTACGGACCGTCCGTGTACGGCGCCACCCCCGCGACGGACGGCATGGCGAACCAGTTCGCGGCGATGCCGTCACTGCACTTCGGCTGGGCGCTGATGGTCGCGGTCGGGCTGATCGCCGCCACGCGCGGCCGGTGGCGGGCGCTGTGGCTGCTGCACCCGTTCCTGACACTGCTGGTGGTGGTCGGCACGGCCAACCACTACTGGCTGGACGCCCTGGTGGCCACCGCGCTGCTCGGCGCCGCCCTCGCCGTCCTCCGGCCGCCCGGAGCGCGGCGGCGTCCAGCGGCCCCGGTACGGCTGGAAGCGGTGCCCCGATGA